In a genomic window of Piliocolobus tephrosceles isolate RC106 chromosome 1, ASM277652v3, whole genome shotgun sequence:
- the LOC111526335 gene encoding PRAME family member 5 isoform X2: protein MRVRTPPRLLELAGRSLLRNQALAISALEELPTELFPPLFMEAFSRRRCEVLKLMVQAWPFRRLPLRPLIKMGCLETFQAVLGGLDALLTQGVRLRRWKLQVLDLQDVSENFWMVWSESMAHGCFPNAMRNRKPVQDCPSMRGQQPFTVFIDLWLQTRTLDEYLTCLLLWVKQREGLLHLCCKKLRILGMPFHNIRSILKMVNLDCIQEVEVNCTWILPILAQFTPYLGQMRNLHKLILCHMDVSRYVSAEQKKQIVTQFTSQFLKLHYLQKLYMNSVSFLEGHLDQLLSCLKTSLKILAITNCVLLESDLRHLSQCPSVSQLKTLDLRGIRLANVSLVPLQVLLEKVAATLEYLDLDNCGIVDSQVSTILPALSRCFELTTFNFRRNPISMATLENLLCHTIRLNNLCLELYPAPRESYDADGTLCRSRFDQLRAELMGRVRDMRHPKRILFCTDYCPDCGDRSFYDLEADQCCC from the exons ATGAGGGTCCGGACTCCACCCAGACTTCTGGAGCTGGCGGGGCGGAGCCTGCTGAGGAACCAGGCCTTGGCTATCTCCGCCCTGGAGGAGCTGCCCACGGAACTTTTTCCCCCCCTTTTCATGGAGGCCTTCAGCAGGAGACGCTGTGAGGTCCTGAAGCTGATGGTGCAGGCCTGGCCCTTCCGCCGCCTCCCTCTGAGGCCTCTGATAAAGATGGGTTGTCTGGAGACCTTCCAAGCTGTGCTCGGTGGGCTTGATGCACTGCTTACCCAGGGAGTTCGTCTCAG GAGGTGGAAGCTtcaagtgctggatttacaggatGTCAGTGAGAACTTCTGGATGGTTTGGTCTGAATCCATGGCCCATGGGTGCTTCCCCAATGCcatgaggaacagaaaaccagtgCAGGATTGTCCAAGCATGAGAGGACAGCAGCCCTTCACTGTGTTCATAGACCTGTGGCTCCAGACCAGGACTCTGGATGAATACCTCACCTGCCTCCTTCTGTGGGTCAAGCAGAGGGAAGGTTTACTACACCTGTGCTGTAAGAAGCTGAGAATTTTGGGAATGCCCTTCCACAATATCAGAAGCATCCTGAAAATGGTGAACCTGGACTgtatccaggaggtggaagtgaATTGCACATGGATACTGCCCATCCTGGCACAGTTTACCCCATACCTGGGCCAGATGAGGAATCTTCACAAGCTCATTCTCTGCCACATGGATGTCTCTCGCTACGTTTCAGCAGAGCAGAAGAAGCAGATTGTTACCCAGTTCACCTCTCAGTTCCTCAAGCTGCACTACCTCCAAAAGCTTTATATGAACTCTGTTTCTTTCCTCGAAGGCCACCTGGACCAGCTGCTCAG ctgTCTGAAGACCTCATTAAAGATCCTCGCAATAACTAACTGTGTGCTTTTGGAATCAGACTTGAGGCATCTGTCCCAGTGCCCGAGTGTCAGTCAACTGAAGACCCTGGACCTGAGGGGTATCAGACTGGCCAATGTCAGTCTTGTGCCTCTCCAAGTTCTGCTAGAAAAAGTTGCGGCCACCCTTGAGTACCTGGACTTAGATAACTGTGGCATCGTAGACTCCCAAGTCAGCACCATCCTGCCTGCCCTGAGCCGCTGCTTTGAGCTCACCACCTTCAACTTCCGTAGAAATCCCATCTCCATGGCCACCCTGGAGAACCTGCTGTGCCACACAATCAGACTCAACAACTTATGCCTGGAGCTGTATCCTGCCCCACGGGAGAGTTATGATGCTGATGGTACTCTCTGCCGGAGCAGATTTGACCAACTTAGGGCAGAGCTGATGGGCAGAGTGAGGGACATGAGGCACCCCAAGAGGATCTTGTTCTGTACTGACTACTGCCCTGACTGTGGCGACAGGTCATTTTATGACCTGGAGGCGGATCAATGCTGCTGTTGA